The following DNA comes from Candidatus Methylacidiphilum fumarolicum.
TTCAAGCCCTTTTCTCTTTTTTTAGAGTAGAAGCTTTCTGTAACGCAGTGAAGTGAAAAAAGAGCAGCCTTTAATGTTCCCTATAAATGGCATAATAAATGCTCATTATTTGGAAGAAGTTTATGACGATGGATACATGTCTACAAAATCAACCTTTAAAAAAGAAAGACTGTGATATTCCTTACAATCTTCTGGGACTTTTGAAGAAGAGCGTTGGTTATGTCCTGTGGAAATTTGGTTCTGCAAATAGTGATCCATTCATTCCTGGTCTAGGTTTGTCAAAAGAAGAACTATCAAAAATGGCAGTTTTTTTTGAAATGAGTCTGATTTGTTCTAGGGATGGCAATTTAGGGACTTATCTAGAGCTCTACGAAGAACACAAAATGCTTGTTCAATTGTTTCTTCGTTACCGCAATTATTTTGGGGAGCTATCCCTGTGGATAGCCCATCTCCTTGCAACGGCCTCTCTGGGAGATAATCATCTTTGGCAGGATCTTGGCTTAGAGAGTAGAAAGGAGCTTGGGACAATCTTAGAAGCTTTTTTCCTACCTCTTTACAGCTCCAATAGGGAAGATATGCGCTGGAAGAAATTTTTTTATAGGAAATTATGCGAAGAAGAGGGAATCTTCGTATGTAAGGCTCCAAATTGTAAAGATTGTACGGATAGACCGCTTTGTTATGGTCCAGAATGAGAAACAACGCAATACTATAGAAAGGAAGTGACTTATGAGTACTGGTTATGTGTTTGAGGATAAGATAGTAGAAATAGAATGGCTTGCGCAAAATTTAAATTCTCTTGCTCCGGATATCCGGATTATTGAAAGCAACGAAGACGTGTTGCTTTATGATACGGGACATATTCCGGGTGCCGTACATATCGATTGGCGCAAGGATTTGCAAGACCCAATCATTCGTGATTACATTTCTGCGGAAAAGTTTGCTGAACTTTGTTCCCGTAATGGCATAACTCCTAATACGACCTGTATATTTTATGGGGACAAATCTAACTGGTGGGCTTGTTATGCGCTGTGGGCCTTTGAATTGTTTGGTCATAAAAACTCGAAAATCCTTAATGGGGGCCGAGACAAATGGATTAAACTTGGTCTTCCGCTAACGAAAGAAAAACCTTCTTTTGAAAAGACTCATTATCCAGTCCCCTCCAAAAGAATGGATGAAGAAATTCGGATCTTTTATAACGGCGTACTCGATTATTTAAAGACAAAGGGTCCGCTGATTGATGTACGCAGCCCAGGGGAATACTCTGGAGAGCTTCTTCATATGCCTGAATATCCACAAGAAGGGGTGCTACGTGGAGGTCACATTCCAGGGGCCAAAAGTGTGCCTTGGAAAACGGCTGTAAAAGAAGACGGCACATTTAAATCTATTGCTGAGCTGCGTGACATTTATGAAAAACAGGCTGGCTTAGATCCTGAAAAAGAAACAGTCGTGTATTGTCGCATAGGCGAACGTTCTAGCCATACCTGGTTTGTATTGAAGTATTTATTGGGTCATAAAAATGTAAAAAATTATGACGGTTCCTGGACGGAATGGGGGAACAAGGTGGGAGCTCCAATAGAGCGCTGAGTCTCTTTACGAGTGAACGCCGGGAAAGCCCACACTTTTAAGAGTGGGATGAGAGGTGGCTTCATTAAGTTGCAAATGTCTAATGGTTGTGGTATAACATCAGGCCGTAGGGCTGGACCGGTCCGAACTAACGCCTCTGGAGAAGGAGACCGCTGCACGGATACTGGGGAGTAACCCTGCTATTCGTGTAGGTTTCCTTCGGTGAAAGAGGAAGCCCACTCTTTTAAAGGTGGGAGGAGGTCACATACAATGAGTTTTGATGCTAGAACTGCCCCAAGGCGCTGATTTGCCTGTTAGTGAGGAAGGAAGGCATCTTTTGGCAGTATAATGGTCATGTCAATTGTAGCAGGTACCTTTATCTTCCTTTATCTGCAAGCAAACGAACCTTTCTCTATTTAGAATTTTTTGATTGCTATTCCGTATTTTTTCAGAGCATAACCGAGCTGTCTAGGGGTAATGTTTAGTAGACGTGCGGCTTTAGCTTGTACCCAACCACATTTTTCCATTGCTTGAATGATTTTTTCCTTAGGATCGTCAGATACCAATGGACTGTAAAAAGAAGGTCTATGGGTTTCTTCTTTGTGAAAAGTCTCTTCGGTGGAAGAGATGATGGGGGTGGAGACTACATGTAAATCTTTTTTCCATAAAATGGGAGAGGAACATTGGTTTCTACGGCAGGCAACGTCCACTTCTTCAATCCAGTTATTCTTTGAATTGGTTGCGGCTCTTTCCAGACAATTTTCTAATTCCCTTACATTCCCGGGCCAATGACAATTGATTAAAAGATTAAGGGCTTCCGGAGTAATTTTTAATTTTCTATTCAAATCCTTCCCGATTTTATTCAAAATATGCTCGGCCAACAGGGGAATATCTTCTTTTCGCTCTCGTAAAGGCGGCAGAAAGATAGAAACCACATTTATCCGAAAATAAAGATCGGCTCGAAACTCTCCTTTAAGCACAGCATCTTCAAGATTTTTGTTCGTGGCCGTAATGACTCTAACATCCACTCGAATCGTTTTGTTCCCTCCCACTCTTTCAAATTCTCTTTCTTGAAGGACCCGTAGCAGTTTCACTTGAACAGCCGGTGATATATCCCCTATTTCGTCCAGGAATAAGGTGCCGCCATGGGCCAGTTCGAACCGACCTTTTCTTTCGAAAAGGGCGCCAGTAAAAGCTCCTTTTTCATGACCGAAAAGTTCTGATTCAAGCAGGGTTTCTGGCAGAGCAGAACAGTTTACTTTAATAAAAGGCCCCTCTTTTCTAGGACTGAGATAATGAATTGTTCTGGCAATCACCTCTTTTCCTGTGCCGCTTTCTCCACGGAGCAAAACAGTAGAACGAGAGGGAGCCACATGATAGACAAGATCTAGTACGGCTTGCATCTGCTTGCTCTGCCCTATGACTCCGTTGGCAGTTCTTGTCTTAAATGAGTCATGTTTTAAACGATAGGAACTAGCTTCTGACCTCTCTTGAGTCTCTTGAGACAAGGAGCCGTCCATGCAGAGTTTTATTTTTTGCCCAAAAAGATTAGCAGCTAAACTAAGAATTTGAGTAGTTTCTGAAAGGGAATCAAGCGCTGATTCCCTTTTTCTTTCACAAACCAGAACGCCTAAACATTCTCTTTCGGATCGGATTGGGATGCAAAAAAGAGAAAGAGGGTTTTCTGAGCACTCATTGGGCTTGATTTCCTCGTTGGAGTAAAGCTCTGCATAGAGATCTGGAATGACGACAGGAAACCCATTTTTAAAGATCTGTTCAATAAAGGATTGGTAAAATGAAATATGCTCCTGGGGATCAAATATTCCATAAGAGGCTAAAATCTTAGGAGTTTGAGCTTCTTTAATGAATATTACCGTTCTAAGTAATTTTAGATTTAAACTTAAAATTTTTAAAGATTCTCTTAATAACTTTTCTAATTGAGAATGCGAAGAAGCCAGTATTTTACTGATTTCATAGATGGCAACCAATTCACCATTTTTTTTCATGATTCTTGGATCCGATTGGAGAGCTTTCTTTTTTTAAAGCAAAGGCTGTGCCAAATAAATTGTCATAATTGCTCAATCAAGGTTACTCATTTTTAGACACGCAAGTCCATTCGCATAGGAACTTTTGGCATGATTCCTGCTCAAAAAAAGAAAAAGGAGAACATATGAAAGGAACTTCGGAAAAAAGTGCTCAGGATCTTTTGGAAAATGTATCTAACGACCAAAGGCAGAGTATTGAACTAACAGAAGCCGCCGTACAAAAAATAAAATCTTTAATTGAGGAAGAACAGGACAAAGAACTCAAGCTAAGAATTTTTATTACTGGAGGCGGCTGCTCAGGCTACCAATATAATTTTGCCTTTGATCGAGAGATCGAAGAAGGGGATATCCTTTATGAAATGGGGGGAGTTTCTCTTGTGATCGATCCACAGAGTCATATGTACTTGCGAGGTGCACAGATCGATTATGAAGAAAATCTCGAGGGAGCCCGTTTTGTTATACATAATCCAAATGCGGGATCTACCTGCAGCTGCGGATCTTCATTTTCAGCAAATTGTACTCCATAAGATCAAACAAAAAAGCGAGGCGATTGACATGGCTATTTCCATAACTCAAAGAGCCCAGGAAAAGCTAGCGAAGGCGTTGTTAGGCAAAAAAGATTTTGTTGCCTTAAGACTGGCAGTAGTGCGTTCAGGCTGTGCTGGTTTTTCGTATCAGATGGATTATGTTCGGCAGATTGAATCGGACGATACGGTGTGGGATTTTCCTGGGGGAAAACTAGTGGTGGATAAGGAATCTTTTAAACTGCTGGATGGGCTTGTGCTTGATTATATTAAGGATCCTTTTAAGGAACGGTTCGTTTTTAATAATCCGAAGGCGACAGGAAGTTGTGGTTGTGGAGAAAGTTTCAGTGTTGCTAAGTGAGACGAGGAAAACAAAATTGTTTGTTTTTCGACAATCGCAATTCCTTAGCTAAAAGAGACTGAGTCAAGCTTAAGGTTGTGGTTGAGTGTAGGTGTTTGTTCCTTAATGGAGAGATTTAAAAGTTTTTTTCCTCTTGTTTAAGTTGGCATCTTCCTTGCTATCAAAAAACTAAGAAATCTTCTACCGATGAAAATCATGCTAAGAAAGAAGGAAGCTGGTGAAATAACGATTTATATCGCAAAAAAAGATTTGGAGGAACCGATCATCAGCTCTGACAAAAAAGAGTTGTTTGGAGGGGTTGTTACACTTGCCAATGGGATGAAATTTCTTCTGCCCGAAATGCCTCCTGATACAAAATTGCCTATAACCCTGGAAGCACGAAAAATTGAAGGCTAACTCATTGGACGTTGTATTTCTTGAGAAAAAATAATGAAGGCAAAACCAATAAAGTTTTCAGATCCTGACATGACCAATCAGGAGTTGGAAGTGTTGTATCGGATCCTTAGCTCAAATGAGCTTAGCGAAGGATCCGAAATAGAATTATTTGAAAGAAGTTTTGCCCAGTATGTTAACAGAAAATTTGGTGTCAGTTTTTGCAGTTCTAAAGTTGCTTTTTTGCTGTCTTTAAAGGCACTTGGCTTAAAGAAAGGGAGTGAAGTTATTCTTTCTGCCGCATCTTGGCGCGACCTTGGTCAGGTTCTGCTGTGGGCAGAGCTTACCCCGAAGTATGTGGACATCGATTATTGGTCTATGGCCATTGATCCAGCAAAAGTAGTAAAAGCTCTGAGCCCAAAGACCAAAGCGCTCATTGGGTTGAACCCTAATGGTCATCCTGCCAATTGGTCCGAACTAGAAAAAATAGCAAAGGAAAATTCTCTCTATCTGATAGAGGATGCAACCGAATCGATTGGATCGGTTTATCAAGGGAAAGTCGTCGGTTCCTTTGGCATCCTATCGATTTTCGATTTTTCACAACCTTCAGCTCTTGTGACAGGCAGAGGAGCCATGGTGGTGACGGATTCAGAAGAGCTAGCCTTTCACCTTAGAATGATGAGGGAGAGAACGGCTGAGGAAAGAAAATCAGTTGTCAAATCAAGACTCCCTTCTTTAGGTTGTTCGATGAGTAATCTAGAAGCTGCTCTTGGTTTAGCTCAATTGAACAGGATCGATAGTATTTTACAAAAAAGAAAGGATGTAGAAGCATTTTATACGCAGCTTCTCGGTGGTTTTGAAGGAATAAAAGATCCCTATGTTTCACCAGAAGCTACGGAGGTCCATTGGTTTTCTTATGTTGTGCATTTGGGTACAAGGTTTTCCCGATCAAGCAGAGATGCTATTATTGAAGATCTAAAACGGGAGAATATAGAAGCTTTTCCTTATTGTTATCCTTTACATATCTCTAGTTGGGCAATGGAAAGTGGGGTCCATAAAGGGATGTTGCCGATGAGCGAACGAGTAGCCGATAGAACCATCGCTTTGCCATTCTATGGGCTGCTAGATTTTGAACAAGTTGCTTGTATTGTCAAGACCCTTAAGGATGCTTCCCTGAATGTAGGGGCGGGAGCCGCTATTTACTGAAAAGAGAGCTACTATGGATGAACGACCTGTTATAATTCATGTGCGATTTGGGCCTGATGGTGGGGTAAGGGAGATTTCTGAAAGACCTTTCAATGTATCCGCACAAGACTGGTTTTATTTTCTTTGGGGAAAAGCTGGGGATAAATTCCAAGCCTTGTCTGGTGGGAGAGGTATTTTCAGGCTTTCGATGGAATATTTAGAAAAGCTGAAAAAGGAAAAGGAAACCGATGGAAAATGAAACGAACAAAGTTGAAAGGGATCTGGAAGAGATTGTAGCATTTATTGCATTAGGAAAAGTCGTTCCATTCCTAGGACCGGGTATTTTAGGATTTAGCAAGAACGCAGAATCTGTTCCTCAAAGTCCTGAAATGCTTGCTGAAAGCCTAGCTGCATTGGTTGCGGTCCCTTCCAGAATAAGAAAAAACCTTTGGAGTGCCAGCCAGTACATTGAAAATTATAGGCATAGAAAAACATTAAAAACTCTTTTAAGCCAGATATTTGATGCTGATTTGGAACCAAACGATCTGCAACGATGGTTGGCTCGAATCCCCCAACTTCCCCTGGTGGTGGATGTTTGGTATGATGCTTCTTTTAGCGTTGCTTTGAAAGAAGAAAGGCAATCTTGGGGACAGATTCAAGGAGTAAGTCAGGCAGAATACCCTGGGAACTGGGTAAAAGCCTACGATTGGGAAGATAGGGAGGTTGGAATGGAAGCTGCCTTTGCATGGCAAACTGTCCTCTACAAGCCAATAGGCTCAGTAAAGCCTCAAAAAAATTTCATAATATCTGATTCAGACTATGTTGAAGTCTTGACAGAGATAGACATCCAGACTCCTATTCCCGATCTGATAAAGGAATTAAGAAAAGATAAGCATTTTCTTTTTTTAGGTTGCCGATTCCAAAGCCAAATCGAAAGGACATGGGCCAGGCAGATTATTAAAAGATCTTCTGCTGTCCACTGGGCAGTTCTTACTAGTCCACTAACAAAAAACGAAAAGCGGTTTCTTGTTGAACAAAACATAAAACAGCTAGATCTACCCCTGGATGTTTTTGCTCGTAAACTTTTTGCTTCCCCCTCTTTTGCTTTGCCTTTGTCATAATGGGGTAAATATCCAGACCTAGGCTAAAATGTAAGAAAATTAACAGAAATGAAAGGTCTTGTTCGCATGCCAAGTTTTCTCCCAGAGAGAAATCCAGAAAGAAACTCTTGGCATGATAACTGCTAAAATGAACTCAGAAAGAACAGGAAGTGCAATGGCTGAAGCTATTTTGAAACAGATGGAAAAACTCGAAGCAGCCGAAGATTTCTTTAAATTGTTTGAGGTCCCCTATGATCTAAGAGTGCTTAGGGTCTATAGACTCCATATCCTGCAAAGATTTCATGATTATATAGCTGCGGCTTCTTTAGATATCTCTTCGAAAACGGATGAGGAGATCAAGCAGTCTTATGCTGAACTCCTTGCTAGGGCCTACGAAGATTTTGTCCATTCTAATGCCCAGAATGAAAAGGTTTTTAAAGTATTTAAAGAGCAGGGGAATCCTCCGCCACAGAAAGCTATTCAATTCGTATCCATTGATACATTGGTAGGGAAGGAGAAACTCAAAAGGAAAACACAATAAAGAGTTGTTTTTATGCATGTAGTCATTCTTGTAAAACAAGTTCCAGACTCAAGCCAGATTAGAGTCCATCCTCAGACAGGAACGATTATGCGTCAAGGTGTACCGGCAATCCTAAATCCATATGATCTGTTTGCTCTTGAGAAAGCTTTGGAATTGAAGGATGTCTATGGCAGCTTTTTGACGGTTCTTTCCATGGGGCCTTTACAGGCAGAGGCAGCGTTGAGAAAAGCCCTTTCTTATGGAGCCGATGAGGCGATCCTTTTGTCGGATAGGGCCTTTGCGGGGTCCGATACACTCGCCACTTCTTATGCGTTGGCAGCGGCGTTAAGAAAAATCGATTCCTACCGGAAAATCGATATCGTTTTTGCTGGCAAGCAAACAATTGATGGGGATACAGGACAGGTTGGCCCAGGGGTGGCTAGACGACTTGGATTGCAGCTATTGACCTATGTTCAAGAAATCAAGCATATCGATTATGAAAAAAAGAAGGTTTTGGTACACCGAAAAAGTGAAAAGGGCATTCAGGTTGTCTCGTCACAATTACCCTGTTTGATGACGATTCTTGATGGCAACAGCTCTATCCGATATGCCTCCTTGCCCAATATGATTCGTGCTGCTAAAGCCCCTGTAAAGATTTGGAATAGGATGGATGCA
Coding sequences within:
- a CDS encoding sulfurtransferase, which codes for MSTGYVFEDKIVEIEWLAQNLNSLAPDIRIIESNEDVLLYDTGHIPGAVHIDWRKDLQDPIIRDYISAEKFAELCSRNGITPNTTCIFYGDKSNWWACYALWAFELFGHKNSKILNGGRDKWIKLGLPLTKEKPSFEKTHYPVPSKRMDEEIRIFYNGVLDYLKTKGPLIDVRSPGEYSGELLHMPEYPQEGVLRGGHIPGAKSVPWKTAVKEDGTFKSIAELRDIYEKQAGLDPEKETVVYCRIGERSSHTWFVLKYLLGHKNVKNYDGSWTEWGNKVGAPIER
- the nifW gene encoding nitrogenase-stabilizing/protective protein NifW codes for the protein MNSERTGSAMAEAILKQMEKLEAAEDFFKLFEVPYDLRVLRVYRLHILQRFHDYIAAASLDISSKTDEEIKQSYAELLARAYEDFVHSNAQNEKVFKVFKEQGNPPPQKAIQFVSIDTLVGKEKLKRKTQ
- a CDS encoding SIR2 family NAD-dependent protein deacylase, whose protein sequence is MENETNKVERDLEEIVAFIALGKVVPFLGPGILGFSKNAESVPQSPEMLAESLAALVAVPSRIRKNLWSASQYIENYRHRKTLKTLLSQIFDADLEPNDLQRWLARIPQLPLVVDVWYDASFSVALKEERQSWGQIQGVSQAEYPGNWVKAYDWEDREVGMEAAFAWQTVLYKPIGSVKPQKNFIISDSDYVEVLTEIDIQTPIPDLIKELRKDKHFLFLGCRFQSQIERTWARQIIKRSSAVHWAVLTSPLTKNEKRFLVEQNIKQLDLPLDVFARKLFASPSFALPLS
- a CDS encoding HesB/IscA family protein, with protein sequence MRDLPAAADLHFQQIVLHKIKQKSEAIDMAISITQRAQEKLAKALLGKKDFVALRLAVVRSGCAGFSYQMDYVRQIESDDTVWDFPGGKLVVDKESFKLLDGLVLDYIKDPFKERFVFNNPKATGSCGCGESFSVAK
- the nifT gene encoding putative nitrogen fixation protein NifT codes for the protein MKIMLRKKEAGEITIYIAKKDLEEPIISSDKKELFGGVVTLANGMKFLLPEMPPDTKLPITLEARKIEG
- a CDS encoding DegT/DnrJ/EryC1/StrS family aminotransferase — translated: MKAKPIKFSDPDMTNQELEVLYRILSSNELSEGSEIELFERSFAQYVNRKFGVSFCSSKVAFLLSLKALGLKKGSEVILSAASWRDLGQVLLWAELTPKYVDIDYWSMAIDPAKVVKALSPKTKALIGLNPNGHPANWSELEKIAKENSLYLIEDATESIGSVYQGKVVGSFGILSIFDFSQPSALVTGRGAMVVTDSEELAFHLRMMRERTAEERKSVVKSRLPSLGCSMSNLEAALGLAQLNRIDSILQKRKDVEAFYTQLLGGFEGIKDPYVSPEATEVHWFSYVVHLGTRFSRSSRDAIIEDLKRENIEAFPYCYPLHISSWAMESGVHKGMLPMSERVADRTIALPFYGLLDFEQVACIVKTLKDASLNVGAGAAIY
- a CDS encoding electron transfer flavoprotein subunit beta/FixA family protein, producing MHVVILVKQVPDSSQIRVHPQTGTIMRQGVPAILNPYDLFALEKALELKDVYGSFLTVLSMGPLQAEAALRKALSYGADEAILLSDRAFAGSDTLATSYALAAALRKIDSYRKIDIVFAGKQTIDGDTGQVGPGVARRLGLQLLTYVQEIKHIDYEKKKVLVHRKSEKGIQVVSSQLPCLMTILDGNSSIRYASLPNMIRAAKAPVKIWNRMDAGIEDISKIGLKGSPTVVGKVFAPQNTRGPAEMIEGDEPELLCSILIEKLFEKYPEVEKEVLQQVR
- the erpA gene encoding iron-sulfur cluster insertion protein ErpA, which encodes MKGTSEKSAQDLLENVSNDQRQSIELTEAAVQKIKSLIEEEQDKELKLRIFITGGGCSGYQYNFAFDREIEEGDILYEMGGVSLVIDPQSHMYLRGAQIDYEENLEGARFVIHNPNAGSTCSCGSSFSANCTP
- a CDS encoding nitrogen fixation protein NifQ, which codes for MDTCLQNQPLKKKDCDIPYNLLGLLKKSVGYVLWKFGSANSDPFIPGLGLSKEELSKMAVFFEMSLICSRDGNLGTYLELYEEHKMLVQLFLRYRNYFGELSLWIAHLLATASLGDNHLWQDLGLESRKELGTILEAFFLPLYSSNREDMRWKKFFYRKLCEEEGIFVCKAPNCKDCTDRPLCYGPE
- the nifA gene encoding nif-specific transcriptional activator NifA, which encodes MKKNGELVAIYEISKILASSHSQLEKLLRESLKILSLNLKLLRTVIFIKEAQTPKILASYGIFDPQEHISFYQSFIEQIFKNGFPVVIPDLYAELYSNEEIKPNECSENPLSLFCIPIRSERECLGVLVCERKRESALDSLSETTQILSLAANLFGQKIKLCMDGSLSQETQERSEASSYRLKHDSFKTRTANGVIGQSKQMQAVLDLVYHVAPSRSTVLLRGESGTGKEVIARTIHYLSPRKEGPFIKVNCSALPETLLESELFGHEKGAFTGALFERKGRFELAHGGTLFLDEIGDISPAVQVKLLRVLQEREFERVGGNKTIRVDVRVITATNKNLEDAVLKGEFRADLYFRINVVSIFLPPLRERKEDIPLLAEHILNKIGKDLNRKLKITPEALNLLINCHWPGNVRELENCLERAATNSKNNWIEEVDVACRRNQCSSPILWKKDLHVVSTPIISSTEETFHKEETHRPSFYSPLVSDDPKEKIIQAMEKCGWVQAKAARLLNITPRQLGYALKKYGIAIKKF